The segment ACCAAAGCTGTATTCAAAAGCAGTGGAAGCATTTGCATTTATCACACCTAAAAACTTAGATCTCTTCCCTAAAATATTCTTTGCCACATATTTCCCCATAAAGACTGCATTGGTACCAAACTCTCCCCTTATCGGTTTACCTGTGATAAACGATTTCTTCTCGGCACAATCCCCTGCAGCATAAACATCTGGGGCATTAGTCATAAGATAGTCATCTGTAATAATACCGAATTTTGAAGTGGCTATCCCTGATTTTGCTGCAAGATCTGTATTTGGCAAAACCCCCACCGCAACAATAACAAAATCAGTTTCTATAAACCTGCCGTCACTTAAAACAACCCTTTTTACAACCTTATCCCCTTCAAGCCTTACAACTTTTGTTCCGGTTACAACATCGATACCATTTTTTATAATAGAATCCTCAATCTCCTTCGCAAAATCATCATCCATCGTGGCAAGAAGAATATGCGGCAGCATCTCAACTATAGTCACATCAAGCCCTATCTTTTTTAAAACAACCGCCACTTCAACCCCGATATACCCCCCACCAATCACCACGCATCTTTTGGAAACTTTAGCAAGCCCTCGTATCGTTTCCATATCAGATTTCGACCTCACGGTGAGGATATTCCCCAGATCTATTCCCTCAAGTTCAGGGATGAAAGGTCTTGAACCTGTAGCCAGAAGTAGATGATCATAGTGTAAAAGATGATTTTTATCGGTGTAAATTACTCTATTTGTCGTATCTATCTCTGTGGCTTTATCGATTATCAGTTTTGCACCAAAATCTGTGATGAGACTATTAGGAATGCAAAATTTTTCCACAGGTTTTTTGTCAATGATACCATAGGGAACGGCACAACGATTAGCATTGATCTCCTCATCTTTAACGAGAGTGATATCATACTCTTTGTTTGAACCATGTAGAGAATGAATAAGTACCCTTCCGGCGGGCCCCCCACCTATTATGACTACCTTTTCCATTATAACCTCCTTGATTCATTTAAAGTTAATCTATTATTAAACCATCCGAAATTTTAATAATCTTTTTTGCATAAGATGCAGTGGCAGGATCATGAGTCACAAGAATAATTGTTTTACCCTGCTCATTTAATTTTGAAATATAATCCATGATATTTTTCGCTGTCTCACTGTCGAGCTGCCCGGTGGGCTCATCAGCCAAAATCATTTCAGGGTCATTTATCAAAGCCCTTGCTATTGCAACCCTCTGCTGCTGACCACCAGAAAGCTGATTGGGCTTATTATTTCTCTTTTCATACAAACCAAGCTGGTTTAAAAGTTCCTTAGCCTTATCTGTGTATTTTGCCAGATCTTTTCCGGAATAGTATATGGGTAACAACACATTTTCCAGAACAGTAGAATATGGTATCAGGTAAAAGCTTTGAAAAATAAATCCCACAAACTGATTTCTCAGCCTGGAAAGCGCATTATCATCCTCTTTTGAAATATCTTTTCCATTCAGTAGATACCTGCCGTCTGTGGGAGTATCAAGCATACCAATGATATTCATGAGGGTGGTCTTACCAGATCCTGATTGACCCATCAGAGCAACAAACTCACCCTTATCTATTGAAAGGGTAATCCCTTTTAAAACCTTTGTGGTATTGCCCCCCACAATATACTCTTTTTTTATATTATCAAGCTCTACGAGAGGCATCTCTAACTCTTACTTATCTTTTTCTGACTAACCTGCTTCTTCCCTGAAAAATCCGGCGGTAGGATAATCTTTACAGCCACCTCATCCCCTTCTTTAAGCCCTGATAAAATTTCAGATCTATTTTCACCACGGATCCCTACTTTTACTGAAATCCTTTCAACTTTATTTTTACTCCTATCAATAACTTTATATACAACCTGCTCTCCGGCTTCAAATTTTATGGCACCATTTTTTACTGTCAATACATTTTTCTTTTCGGAGACTTTAATCTTAACATGTGTGGTCATCTCCGGACGGAGGAATTTCGCATCTTCCAGTGAAATGGGAACAATACCAAGATAGTAAACAATGCTGTCTTTTACAACAGGTTCATAATATATTTTTGATAAAACCCCTTCAAACTTTCTATCTCCATAGGTATCCACTGTATACTCCACATTATCACCTATTTTGACTTTTCCTATATCTGTTTCATCTATATAGATCCACATCTCAAGCATGTTTGGATTAAAAACTGTTATAAGATTTGCCACCTGCAACCCTGCAACGATAGTTTCCCCCTCATCCGCATTCACCTGTGTCACTATCCCATCAATGGGGGAATATATCTTTGTGTAGCTCAACCTTACCTGAGTTTCCCTTAGGGTGTTTTTTGCATTATCCAATTTAATTTTAAGACTATCCAGGGTAAGATTATGCTCCTTGTTCAACTTCTCAAGAGCTATTTCGGAACTCTTTAAATTATTATACGCCACATCCATATCGGTTTTTGCCTTATCAAGCTGCTCCGTTGTTGAAAAACCTTTATCAAAGAGCATTTTTTCCCTTTCGTAACTACTTTTGGCAAATAGATATTTGGATCTATTAATCTCAATATCTTTCTGAAGAGAACTTTTTTTAACAGGATAAAGTTCGTTTTCCTGCTTTATTTCATTTTCAATCGTCCTGATACTGTCCTGTAGAGAAGCTATCTGGGCAACTATTTCACGATCATCGATATCCGCCACCAACTGCCCTTTTTTCACCGGATCCCCCACCTTTACCTTTAGCATCCTTATGGTACCAGTGGCCCTTGCACCAATACTTATCTGCGCTCCCACCTGTGCTTTTATTATACCTGTCTCCTGCAGAAAACCACTGACGTTGCCAGTTTTCACCACATCTGTATCGATAATCTCCACACCCTTCTTTTTCCCTTTATAAATGTATATCCCAATTCCCACACCAATGAGTAACAATACAATGATAAATATTATAATTTTCTTCATATATTCCCACCTGTAATATATTCTAAGTTTAGATAGCTCTGAGTGATACTATTTAAAAGATTAATGAGATCTATTTTTGCCGACGTTAATTCATCCTTTGCCCTCAATAGCTCTATAAGATTTGCCCTACCCAGCTCATATGCCTCAGATGTAAGGCTAAAGTTCTGCTCCGCCACTTTCACAAGCTCCTTCATATATACAAGGTTCTCTTTTGCTGATAAAAGCTTGTTATAGTATACGGCAATATCTCGTTTTGAATCATTTACAAATTTCCGTTTTTGATCCAGAGTGTTATAGTAGTTTAATTTCTGTTTCTCATAATCATTTTTATCCTTAAATCCATTGAAAAGATTCCAGCTTAGAGATACCCCAAAAGAGCTGGAATTGGTATCAGATTCCATTCCACCTTTCTTTGCATCTTCCCTTGAAATTGCACCGAAAAGGTCAATCGTCGGCATAAAAGAGGATCTCGTCTGTTTTAGCTGAGCATCAGAAGATTTGATCTTCGATTCAAAGCCTGCAAGTTCAGGGTTTTTCTCAATGAATTTAGATAAATAGTAATCCCTCTCTTTTAAATCAAGCTCATAAAAATCTGATGATAGTTCTGTATTTATATCATACACCTCATCTGTATAGTAGCTTAGAATAGTCAAAGAGTTTAGCAGATTACTCTTTTGCTCCACTTTTTTCGACTCATACTTTTTTACATCAGTCAAACTTTTCAACACATCTATCGACAG is part of the Calditerrivibrio nitroreducens DSM 19672 genome and harbors:
- a CDS encoding NAD(P)/FAD-dependent oxidoreductase — its product is MEKVVIIGGGPAGRVLIHSLHGSNKEYDITLVKDEEINANRCAVPYGIIDKKPVEKFCIPNSLITDFGAKLIIDKATEIDTTNRVIYTDKNHLLHYDHLLLATGSRPFIPELEGIDLGNILTVRSKSDMETIRGLAKVSKRCVVIGGGYIGVEVAVVLKKIGLDVTIVEMLPHILLATMDDDFAKEIEDSIIKNGIDVVTGTKVVRLEGDKVVKRVVLSDGRFIETDFVIVAVGVLPNTDLAAKSGIATSKFGIITDDYLMTNAPDVYAAGDCAEKKSFITGKPIRGEFGTNAVFMGKYVAKNILGKRSKFLGVINANASTAFEYSFGSAGLIYKAALSEGIDAVMGESEVMDMYPMMDGVATIKTKLVFDRKTGKIIGGAVLRKGHCTAANVDFISFAIQMGATIEDILNYQYCTHPELAAKPSDNIYIFAAKDAFKKI
- a CDS encoding ABC transporter ATP-binding protein; this translates as MPLVELDNIKKEYIVGGNTTKVLKGITLSIDKGEFVALMGQSGSGKTTLMNIIGMLDTPTDGRYLLNGKDISKEDDNALSRLRNQFVGFIFQSFYLIPYSTVLENVLLPIYYSGKDLAKYTDKAKELLNQLGLYEKRNNKPNQLSGGQQQRVAIARALINDPEMILADEPTGQLDSETAKNIMDYISKLNEQGKTIILVTHDPATASYAKKIIKISDGLIID
- a CDS encoding efflux RND transporter periplasmic adaptor subunit yields the protein MKKIIIFIIVLLLIGVGIGIYIYKGKKKGVEIIDTDVVKTGNVSGFLQETGIIKAQVGAQISIGARATGTIRMLKVKVGDPVKKGQLVADIDDREIVAQIASLQDSIRTIENEIKQENELYPVKKSSLQKDIEINRSKYLFAKSSYEREKMLFDKGFSTTEQLDKAKTDMDVAYNNLKSSEIALEKLNKEHNLTLDSLKIKLDNAKNTLRETQVRLSYTKIYSPIDGIVTQVNADEGETIVAGLQVANLITVFNPNMLEMWIYIDETDIGKVKIGDNVEYTVDTYGDRKFEGVLSKIYYEPVVKDSIVYYLGIVPISLEDAKFLRPEMTTHVKIKVSEKKNVLTVKNGAIKFEAGEQVVYKVIDRSKNKVERISVKVGIRGENRSEILSGLKEGDEVAVKIILPPDFSGKKQVSQKKISKS
- a CDS encoding TolC family protein; protein product: MAFALSVEEAVEKGLKNFPDITISNREVDIQKFDIDSARGDFMPKLTFSSSYSHINPDDSPNMRTFNNELRLTYNLFSGFYSMNKLDISRYNLQIKETTLDSTRNLVAKNIKSAYFDALMYKKIYMFYDDLYKSAVKTYEFTKTKFEAGRALSIDVLKSLTDVKKYESKKVEQKSNLLNSLTILSYYTDEVYDINTELSSDFYELDLKERDYYLSKFIEKNPELAGFESKIKSSDAQLKQTRSSFMPTIDLFGAISREDAKKGGMESDTNSSSFGVSLSWNLFNGFKDKNDYEKQKLNYYNTLDQKRKFVNDSKRDIAVYYNKLLSAKENLVYMKELVKVAEQNFSLTSEAYELGRANLIELLRAKDELTSAKIDLINLLNSITQSYLNLEYITGGNI